A genomic window from Rhizobium sp. 007 includes:
- a CDS encoding MFS transporter, whose protein sequence is MIPAQNAPTGEGAPPRFRLLSALSYCAPLTVNGVVLPFFPVWLAFHEFSDHEIGIILAVPMVVRVLVAPIIAMYADRMKERADVLLWSGGLSLLTAVALCWTTSFWPVLIVFSMQGATFAPYLPVVESIVISGVRRWGLDYGSMRVWGSIAFIASTLIGGEMIGYSGGSMVLPVMIFGFVTTILMAIYCPRIGPTRRRGTPVDIPAATGSSLRQPHLLVLLWGVAIQQSSHALLYAFASIYWHHLGFSGTEVGILWSAGVASEVMVFFVSKHLNRRFNAWTLIRIGCAVCICRWILFPMHWGFVGFFVLQCFHSCSFAFVHTGVQRRIVATVQETQESSAQGAYFFYNGMFMGLMTLASGYIYAWLGLASFYVMALVAVLGMSLVFVAYYLQPQRLASGGQTREAV, encoded by the coding sequence ATGATTCCCGCCCAGAATGCCCCGACAGGCGAGGGGGCGCCGCCGCGCTTCCGGCTGCTCAGCGCCCTGTCCTATTGCGCTCCGCTGACTGTCAACGGTGTCGTTCTTCCCTTCTTTCCCGTCTGGCTCGCGTTCCACGAATTCTCCGATCATGAAATCGGCATCATCCTGGCGGTGCCGATGGTGGTGCGCGTCCTCGTTGCGCCGATCATCGCCATGTACGCCGACCGAATGAAGGAGCGCGCCGACGTGTTGTTGTGGTCCGGCGGACTGTCGCTGCTGACGGCGGTCGCGCTCTGCTGGACGACAAGTTTCTGGCCGGTCCTGATCGTTTTCAGCATGCAGGGGGCGACCTTTGCGCCCTATCTGCCGGTCGTCGAATCGATCGTCATTTCCGGCGTTCGCCGATGGGGACTCGACTACGGATCGATGCGCGTCTGGGGCTCGATCGCCTTCATCGCATCGACCCTGATCGGCGGCGAGATGATCGGCTATTCGGGTGGCTCGATGGTGCTGCCGGTGATGATTTTCGGTTTCGTCACGACGATACTGATGGCGATCTACTGTCCGCGCATCGGGCCGACGCGCCGGCGCGGCACGCCGGTCGACATACCGGCTGCCACCGGCAGTTCGCTGCGGCAGCCGCACCTGCTGGTGCTGCTTTGGGGCGTGGCGATCCAGCAGTCCAGCCACGCGCTTCTTTATGCCTTCGCCTCGATTTACTGGCATCACCTCGGTTTTTCGGGAACGGAGGTCGGTATTCTCTGGAGTGCGGGCGTCGCTTCCGAAGTCATGGTGTTCTTCGTCTCGAAGCATTTGAACCGCCGCTTCAACGCCTGGACGCTCATCCGCATCGGCTGCGCGGTCTGCATCTGCCGCTGGATCCTGTTTCCGATGCACTGGGGCTTCGTTGGCTTTTTCGTGCTGCAGTGTTTCCATTCCTGCAGCTTCGCCTTCGTGCATACCGGCGTGCAGAGGCGGATCGTGGCAACGGTACAGGAGACGCAGGAATCGTCGGCCCAGGGCGCCTATTTCTTCTATAACGGCATGTTCATGGGGCTGATGACGCTCGCCTCCGGCTACATCTATGCCTGGCTCGGCCTCGCAAGCTTCTACGTCATGGCACTCGTCGCGGTGCTGGGAATGTCTCTGGTCTTCGTCGCCTACTACCTTCAGCCCCAAAGGCTGGCCTCGGGCGGCCAGACAAGGGAAGCGGTGTAG
- a CDS encoding GNAT family N-acetyltransferase produces the protein MCPYKIRRLDRNDASSFREIRLEALANHPEAFGASWVEEQSQSGAQFADRLENGLVIGGLFDDGMLAGTIGVSKSKGIKTQHIGSIWGMYVRQTARGTGLSRLLLSAAIDEVGTILRSLRLSVVSSNVPAIRLYKSVGFEEWAVEIEALKVGETYYDEILMRLELGPR, from the coding sequence GTGTGCCCATATAAGATTCGCCGCCTCGACCGGAATGATGCGTCCTCTTTTAGGGAAATTCGCCTGGAGGCTCTCGCGAACCATCCAGAGGCATTTGGCGCGTCATGGGTAGAAGAGCAGAGTCAATCGGGGGCCCAATTCGCTGACAGGCTCGAGAACGGTCTTGTCATCGGAGGGCTCTTCGATGACGGAATGCTTGCCGGAACGATCGGTGTGTCGAAATCCAAAGGCATCAAGACGCAACATATTGGATCGATCTGGGGAATGTACGTCCGCCAAACGGCACGGGGCACAGGACTCTCACGCTTACTGCTGAGTGCTGCCATCGACGAAGTTGGCACGATTTTACGCTCGCTCCGGCTCAGCGTCGTGTCGTCCAACGTTCCGGCCATCCGGCTTTACAAATCCGTAGGCTTTGAAGAATGGGCCGTCGAAATCGAAGCTCTAAAGGTGGGCGAGACTTATTATGATGAAATTCTCATGCGGCTGGAACTAGGCCCGCGATAG
- a CDS encoding UDP-2,3-diacylglucosamine diphosphatase yields the protein MDTRHFRTLFISDVHLGSKAAKADFLLDFLRYHDADTIFLVGDIVDGWRLKRSWYWPQVCNDVVQKLLRKARKGTRVVYIPGNHDEFLRDFPGMHFGGIEVAERMMHDGADGKKYLILHGDEFDVVVRNARLLAYLGDWAYDTAIKINVVLAAIRRRMGMPYWSFSAWAKLQVKHAVNFIGEFQRVVADEARKHGADGVICGHIHHAVIEDMDGVRYINTGDWVESCTAIAEHEDGTFELITWSTLADAQAIPLAIEHRDSELEPQAA from the coding sequence ATGGATACTCGACACTTCCGTACTCTGTTCATTTCCGATGTGCATCTCGGCTCGAAGGCGGCGAAGGCGGACTTCCTCCTCGATTTTCTCCGCTACCACGACGCCGATACGATATTCCTCGTCGGCGACATCGTCGACGGCTGGCGACTGAAGCGCAGCTGGTACTGGCCGCAGGTCTGCAACGACGTCGTGCAGAAGCTGCTGCGCAAGGCCCGCAAGGGCACGCGGGTCGTCTATATCCCGGGCAATCACGACGAATTCCTGCGCGACTTCCCCGGCATGCATTTCGGCGGTATCGAAGTCGCCGAGCGCATGATGCATGACGGCGCGGACGGCAAGAAATACCTGATCCTGCATGGAGACGAGTTCGACGTCGTCGTCCGCAATGCCCGCCTGCTCGCCTATCTCGGGGACTGGGCCTATGACACGGCGATCAAGATCAACGTCGTGCTGGCCGCGATCCGCCGCCGCATGGGCATGCCCTATTGGTCTTTCTCCGCCTGGGCCAAGCTGCAGGTGAAGCATGCCGTCAATTTCATCGGCGAGTTCCAGCGCGTCGTGGCCGACGAAGCCCGAAAGCATGGCGCCGACGGCGTCATCTGCGGCCACATCCACCATGCCGTGATCGAGGACATGGACGGCGTGCGCTATATCAACACCGGCGACTGGGTGGAGAGCTGTACGGCGATCGCCGAGCATGAGGACGGCACGTTCGAGCTCATCACCTGGAGCACGTTAGCCGACGCTCAAGCCATCCCGCTGGCGATCGAGCACCGCGACAGCGAACTCGAGCCGCAGGCCGCCTGA
- a CDS encoding NADP-dependent malic enzyme, translating into MDHQEKSKTEKNETGGNLDEQALFFHRYPRPGKLEIQAIKPLGNQRDLALAYSPGVAAPCLAIRDNPETAADYTSRANLVAVISNGTAVLGLGNIGPLASKPVMEGKAVLFKKFAGIDVFDVEIEAPTVDQMVSTIASLEPTFGGINLEDIKAPECFEVERQLRGKMKIPVFHDDQHGTAIIVAAAILNGLELAGKKIEDVKIVASGAGAAALACLNLLVTLGAKRENIWVHDIEGLVYEGRTELMDEWKAVYAQKSKMRTLADNIGGADVFLGLSAAGVLKPDLLSQMADKPLIMALANPTPEIMPDLARAARPDAMICTGRSDFPNQVNNVLCFPYIFRGALDCGATAINEEMKMAAVKAIAGLAREEVSDVAARAYSGETPVFGPNYLIPSPFDPRLILRIAPAVAKAAAETGVASRPIADFDAYLDQLNRFVWRSGFVMKPIFTSAKLSEKKRVIFAEGEDERVLRAAQVLLEEKTGEPILIGRPSVIEARLKRFGIRIRPNIDFAVVNPEDDPRYRDYVEDYFALVGRAGINPEAARTIVRTNNTVIGALSVKRGEADALICGVEGRFDRHLKDVGQIIGKRPGACTFAGLSLLITQKGPVFFADTFVNYNPTHEEIAEIAVLAAQEVRRFGITPKAALICHSNFGSRNSESARKMRDALQLVREQAPDLEVDGEMQAGSALSEALRKRAMPDSSLAGEANLLLFPNLDAANISLGLVRTMMDALHVGPILLGTAQPAHILSTSVTSRGVVNMAALAVVEASQPA; encoded by the coding sequence ATGGATCATCAGGAAAAATCCAAGACGGAGAAGAACGAGACAGGCGGAAACCTCGACGAACAGGCGCTTTTCTTCCATCGTTATCCCCGTCCCGGCAAACTTGAAATCCAGGCGATCAAGCCGCTCGGCAACCAGCGCGACCTGGCACTCGCCTATTCGCCCGGCGTCGCAGCACCTTGCCTTGCGATCCGTGACAATCCGGAGACGGCCGCCGATTATACCTCGCGCGCCAATCTCGTCGCCGTCATCTCCAACGGCACAGCGGTTCTCGGCCTCGGCAACATCGGCCCGCTCGCCTCCAAGCCCGTCATGGAAGGCAAGGCCGTTCTCTTCAAGAAGTTTGCAGGCATCGACGTCTTCGACGTCGAAATCGAGGCCCCCACCGTCGACCAGATGGTCTCCACCATCGCCTCGCTCGAGCCGACGTTCGGCGGCATCAATCTCGAGGACATCAAGGCGCCGGAATGCTTCGAGGTCGAGCGCCAGCTTCGCGGGAAGATGAAGATCCCGGTCTTCCATGACGACCAGCACGGCACGGCCATCATCGTCGCCGCCGCGATCCTTAACGGACTGGAACTTGCCGGCAAGAAGATCGAGGATGTGAAGATCGTCGCCTCCGGCGCGGGTGCCGCAGCACTCGCCTGCCTCAACCTCCTGGTGACGCTCGGCGCGAAGCGCGAAAACATCTGGGTCCACGATATCGAAGGCCTCGTCTATGAAGGCCGCACCGAACTGATGGACGAATGGAAGGCTGTCTATGCACAGAAAAGTAAGATGCGTACGCTCGCCGACAATATCGGCGGCGCCGATGTTTTCCTTGGCCTTTCGGCTGCCGGTGTCCTGAAGCCCGACCTCCTGTCACAGATGGCGGACAAGCCGCTCATCATGGCTCTCGCCAATCCGACCCCTGAAATCATGCCAGACCTCGCGCGGGCCGCCCGCCCGGACGCAATGATCTGCACCGGCCGCTCGGACTTCCCGAACCAGGTGAACAACGTCCTCTGCTTCCCCTATATCTTCCGCGGCGCGCTCGATTGCGGCGCCACCGCCATCAACGAAGAAATGAAGATGGCGGCCGTCAAGGCCATCGCGGGGCTTGCCCGCGAGGAAGTGTCGGACGTCGCGGCCCGCGCCTATTCCGGCGAGACGCCTGTCTTCGGTCCGAATTACCTCATTCCTTCGCCCTTCGATCCGCGTCTCATCCTGCGCATCGCCCCGGCTGTCGCCAAGGCCGCCGCCGAGACGGGCGTCGCGTCGCGGCCGATTGCCGATTTCGACGCCTATCTCGATCAGTTGAACCGCTTCGTTTGGCGTTCGGGCTTCGTCATGAAGCCGATCTTTACCAGCGCCAAGCTTTCTGAGAAGAAACGCGTCATCTTCGCGGAGGGAGAAGACGAGCGCGTCCTGCGCGCGGCTCAGGTTCTGCTGGAGGAAAAGACCGGCGAGCCGATTCTGATCGGCCGCCCCTCGGTCATCGAGGCTCGCCTCAAGCGGTTCGGCATCCGCATTCGCCCGAACATCGATTTCGCCGTGGTGAATCCCGAAGACGACCCGCGCTACCGCGACTATGTCGAAGACTACTTCGCCCTCGTCGGCCGCGCCGGCATCAATCCGGAAGCCGCCCGCACGATCGTGCGCACCAACAACACGGTTATCGGCGCCTTGTCGGTGAAGCGCGGCGAGGCGGATGCCCTCATCTGCGGCGTGGAAGGCCGCTTCGACCGCCACCTGAAAGACGTCGGCCAAATCATCGGCAAGCGGCCAGGTGCCTGCACCTTCGCCGGTCTCAGCCTATTGATCACCCAGAAAGGGCCGGTCTTCTTCGCCGATACCTTCGTGAACTACAATCCGACACATGAGGAAATCGCCGAGATCGCCGTTCTCGCGGCCCAGGAGGTTCGCCGCTTCGGCATTACGCCGAAGGCCGCGCTGATCTGCCATTCGAATTTCGGCTCCCGAAACTCCGAGAGCGCACGCAAGATGCGCGATGCCCTGCAGCTCGTGCGCGAACAAGCACCCGATCTGGAGGTCGATGGTGAAATGCAAGCCGGTTCTGCACTGTCGGAAGCGCTGCGCAAGCGCGCCATGCCGGATAGTTCGCTTGCCGGCGAAGCCAACCTATTGCTTTTCCCGAACCTCGATGCCGCCAACATCTCGCTCGGCCTCGTCCGCACCATGATGGATGCGCTCCATGTCGGCCCGATTCTGCTGGGGACCGCACAGCCTGCGCATATCCTGTCGACTTCGGTCACCTCGCGCGGCGTGGTCAACATGGCCGCGCTTGCCGTCGTCGAGGCTTCTCAGCCGGCGTAA
- a CDS encoding DUF2865 domain-containing protein → MKRRNLTLAILLALAAPAAAQTHAICDDLRGRIADLPHVIGNGPEVRQYASAIAEQNLELRKVRNDLRGYGCSMDSMVVIGGENADYCSELQQSEARMVDNIRYLQERRNELRNQGGADYRARRELMAALEDNGCNDELDYAPDPQAYAPAPSPEEQAMRSDTFIPLGEGEHGDMQYGVPRGELMSHVSTMCVRTCDGGFFPITTNATSIDFNRDAATCSKMCPGIETELFYQDISNTEAANMISASTGAPYSAMQNAFAYKNRAPGQKSSCFCNLSAYYENMRKNQAISEPPRKGSITSIKTKPPSGAASTPAPQPQVPDRPYDPANSKVRQVGPQFLAGDQGAIDLKNPATPGPQPQQN, encoded by the coding sequence GTGAAACGCCGAAACCTGACCCTTGCGATCCTGCTTGCCTTGGCCGCGCCTGCTGCCGCGCAGACGCATGCGATCTGCGACGACCTGCGCGGCCGCATCGCCGATCTGCCCCATGTCATCGGCAACGGCCCCGAAGTCCGCCAATATGCGAGCGCGATCGCCGAGCAGAATCTCGAGCTTCGTAAAGTCCGCAACGACCTTCGCGGCTACGGCTGCTCGATGGACAGCATGGTCGTGATCGGCGGCGAGAATGCGGATTATTGCAGCGAGCTGCAGCAGTCCGAGGCGCGCATGGTCGACAACATTCGATACCTGCAGGAGCGGCGCAACGAACTGCGCAATCAGGGCGGCGCCGATTATCGCGCGCGCCGCGAGCTGATGGCGGCGCTCGAAGACAACGGCTGCAACGACGAGCTCGACTATGCGCCGGATCCGCAGGCCTATGCGCCGGCACCAAGTCCCGAAGAACAGGCGATGCGGAGCGATACCTTCATTCCGCTTGGAGAAGGCGAACACGGCGACATGCAATATGGCGTGCCGCGCGGCGAGCTCATGTCGCATGTCAGCACCATGTGCGTGCGCACCTGCGACGGCGGCTTCTTCCCGATCACCACGAATGCAACATCGATCGATTTCAACCGCGACGCAGCGACGTGTTCGAAAATGTGCCCCGGTATCGAGACGGAGCTTTTCTATCAAGACATCTCGAATACCGAAGCCGCAAACATGATCTCGGCCTCGACCGGTGCGCCCTACAGCGCCATGCAGAATGCCTTTGCCTACAAGAACCGCGCGCCCGGCCAAAAGTCCTCCTGTTTCTGCAATCTCTCTGCCTACTACGAGAACATGCGCAAGAATCAGGCGATCAGCGAACCGCCGAGGAAAGGCTCGATCACCAGTATCAAGACGAAGCCGCCATCGGGCGCCGCATCCACGCCTGCCCCGCAGCCGCAGGTGCCGGACCGCCCTTATGACCCGGCGAACAGCAAAGTCCGCCAGGTCGGTCCGCAGTTTCTCGCCGGCGATCAGGGCGCGATCGATCTCAAGAACCCCGCAACGCCCGGACCGCAGCCGCAGCAGAACTGA
- the bluB gene encoding 5,6-dimethylbenzimidazole synthase — translation MQLDPFARALVPAGEFSEHDRASVYRAIETRRDVRDQFLPDPLPDDLVSRLLGAAHAAPSVGFMQPWNFIVIRDPKVRQAAWQAFSRANKEAAEMFEEERRDMYRSLKLEGIRKAPLSICVTCDPDRAGPVVIGRTHNPRTDVYSTVCAVQNLWLAARAEGVGVGWVSIFHDADIRELLGIPERIEIVAWLCLGYVDQLYTAPELAVKGWRQRLPLEELVFSDRWGSQ, via the coding sequence ATGCAACTTGATCCTTTCGCCCGCGCGCTGGTGCCGGCCGGCGAGTTCTCCGAACACGACCGGGCCTCGGTCTATAGAGCCATCGAAACGCGCCGCGACGTGCGCGACCAGTTTCTGCCCGATCCTCTGCCCGACGATCTGGTGTCGCGGCTGCTTGGGGCAGCGCATGCCGCGCCGTCGGTCGGTTTCATGCAGCCCTGGAATTTCATCGTGATCCGCGATCCGAAGGTGCGCCAGGCCGCGTGGCAGGCGTTTTCGCGCGCCAACAAGGAAGCGGCCGAGATGTTTGAAGAGGAGCGGCGGGATATGTACAGAAGCCTGAAGCTCGAAGGCATCCGCAAGGCACCGCTCAGCATCTGCGTCACCTGCGATCCGGACAGGGCAGGGCCGGTGGTCATCGGCCGCACCCACAATCCGCGTACGGATGTCTATTCGACCGTCTGCGCCGTGCAGAACCTGTGGCTTGCGGCCCGGGCCGAAGGCGTCGGGGTCGGCTGGGTCAGCATCTTCCACGATGCGGATATTCGGGAACTGCTCGGCATTCCGGAGCGGATCGAGATCGTCGCCTGGCTTTGCCTCGGTTATGTCGATCAGCTTTACACCGCGCCGGAACTGGCCGTGAAAGGCTGGCGACAGCGCTTGCCGCTGGAAGAACTGGTCTTCTCCGACCGATGGGGAAGCCAGTAG
- a CDS encoding PD40 domain-containing protein, whose translation MRSSVEIYNIRTGESRIVVQTEKLIEAPNFSPDGAYMLLNGDGLLYRLRPDGSGGLQQVDTDFATQCNNDHGISPDGTQIVISDKTEFGKSAIYILPAAGGTPRLITDNLPSYWHGWSPNGKELAYCGIRDDVFDIYTISVDGGPEKRLTHGEGRNDGPDYSADGKWIYFNSSRTGLMQIWRIHPDRTGLEQVTHDNYGNWFAHPSPKNDKVLILSYDPEVFDHPRDLDVRLRLMDIDGDNLTTLFELFGGQGTINVPCWSPDGDEFAYVRYFPET comes from the coding sequence ATGCGCAGTTCGGTCGAGATCTATAATATCCGCACCGGGGAAAGCCGGATTGTCGTCCAGACGGAAAAGCTGATCGAGGCGCCGAATTTTTCGCCCGATGGCGCCTATATGCTGTTGAATGGCGACGGGTTGCTTTACCGGCTGCGGCCGGACGGCTCCGGCGGCCTCCAGCAGGTCGATACGGATTTTGCGACGCAGTGCAATAACGATCACGGCATTTCGCCGGACGGGACACAAATCGTCATTTCGGACAAGACGGAATTCGGCAAGTCGGCGATCTATATTCTGCCGGCGGCTGGCGGGACGCCGCGGCTGATTACCGACAATCTGCCCTCCTATTGGCACGGCTGGTCGCCGAACGGGAAGGAGCTCGCCTATTGCGGCATTCGCGACGACGTCTTCGACATTTATACGATTTCCGTCGATGGTGGCCCCGAAAAGCGGCTGACGCATGGCGAGGGGCGAAACGACGGGCCGGATTATTCGGCCGACGGGAAATGGATCTACTTCAACTCCAGCCGCACCGGTCTCATGCAGATCTGGCGCATCCATCCGGATCGAACCGGCCTGGAGCAGGTGACGCACGACAATTACGGCAACTGGTTTGCGCATCCTTCACCGAAGAACGACAAGGTGCTGATCCTTTCTTACGATCCGGAGGTCTTCGATCATCCGCGCGACCTTGATGTGCGGCTGCGGCTGATGGACATAGACGGCGACAACCTGACTACGCTGTTCGAGCTCTTCGGTGGGCAGGGCACGATCAATGTACCCTGCTGGTCACCGGATGGTGACGAATTTGCCTATGTGCGTTACTTCCCGGAGACTTGA
- a CDS encoding NAD+ synthase: MTQENAPLNTLQIAVAQLNPTVGDVAGNLAKAREARADAARQGADLLLLTELFISGYPPEDLVLKPAFLRACLKAVEDLAADTADGGPGVIVGFPRQGKTGRHNSVAVLDGGQILVLRDKIDLPNYGEFDEKRVFSEGSMPGPVNFRGVRIGVPICEEIWNDLGVCETLAESGAEILLVPNGSPYYRGKVDVRHQVALKQVIETGLPLIFANQLGGQDELVFDGASFAFNGDKSLAFQMSQFETALAVTTWKRGENGWRCSEGPMSRIPEPDEADYRACLVGFRDYVNKNGFKNVVLGLSGGIDSAICAAIAVDALGEERVRTVMLPYRYTSTDSLKDAADCAKALGCRYDIVPIEEPVKGFTSALSPLFEGTDSGITEENLQSRARGTILMAISNKFGSMVVTTGNKSEMSVGYATLYGDMNGGFNPIKDLYKMQVYALSRWRNGHVPPDALGPSGEVIPQNIIDKAPSAELRPDQTDQDSLPPYPVLDDILECLIEKEMAVEEILARGHDVATVHRVEHLLYLAEYKRRQSAPGVKITKKNFGRDRRYPITNRFRDR; the protein is encoded by the coding sequence ATGACACAGGAAAACGCTCCTTTGAATACGCTCCAGATTGCCGTTGCCCAGTTGAACCCGACAGTCGGCGATGTCGCCGGAAACCTCGCCAAAGCTCGTGAGGCACGCGCCGATGCGGCCCGCCAAGGCGCGGATCTGCTGCTTCTGACGGAGCTTTTCATTTCCGGTTATCCGCCGGAAGACCTCGTGCTGAAACCGGCCTTTCTGAGGGCCTGCCTGAAGGCGGTCGAGGACCTCGCGGCCGATACCGCAGACGGCGGCCCCGGCGTCATCGTCGGCTTCCCGCGGCAGGGAAAGACGGGGCGGCATAACTCGGTTGCAGTTCTCGACGGCGGCCAGATCCTGGTGCTGCGTGACAAGATCGACCTGCCGAACTACGGCGAGTTCGACGAGAAGCGCGTCTTTTCCGAAGGATCGATGCCGGGGCCGGTGAATTTCCGCGGCGTGCGGATCGGCGTGCCGATCTGCGAAGAGATCTGGAACGATCTCGGCGTCTGCGAGACACTCGCCGAAAGTGGCGCCGAAATCCTGCTGGTGCCGAACGGTTCACCCTATTATCGCGGCAAGGTCGACGTGCGCCATCAGGTGGCGCTCAAGCAGGTGATCGAAACCGGCCTGCCGCTAATCTTCGCCAATCAGCTCGGCGGGCAGGACGAACTCGTCTTCGACGGTGCGAGCTTCGCCTTCAATGGCGACAAATCGCTGGCCTTCCAGATGAGCCAGTTCGAAACCGCGCTGGCGGTGACGACCTGGAAGCGCGGCGAAAACGGCTGGCGCTGTAGCGAAGGCCCGATGTCACGTATTCCCGAGCCCGACGAGGCCGACTATCGCGCCTGCCTGGTCGGTTTCCGCGATTATGTGAATAAGAACGGCTTCAAGAATGTCGTCCTCGGCCTCTCCGGCGGCATCGACTCGGCGATCTGCGCGGCGATCGCCGTCGATGCGCTCGGCGAGGAGCGCGTCCGAACGGTGATGCTGCCATATCGCTACACGTCAACCGATTCGCTGAAGGATGCGGCCGACTGCGCCAAGGCGCTCGGATGCCGCTACGACATCGTGCCGATCGAGGAGCCGGTGAAGGGCTTCACCTCAGCGCTCTCGCCGCTGTTCGAAGGAACCGATAGCGGCATTACCGAGGAGAACTTGCAGAGCCGGGCGCGCGGCACGATCCTGATGGCGATTTCCAACAAGTTCGGTTCCATGGTGGTCACGACCGGCAACAAGTCGGAAATGTCGGTTGGATATGCGACGCTCTACGGCGACATGAACGGCGGCTTCAATCCGATCAAAGACCTCTACAAAATGCAGGTCTATGCGCTGTCGCGCTGGCGCAATGGTCATGTGCCGCCGGACGCGCTGGGGCCGTCCGGCGAGGTGATCCCGCAGAACATCATCGACAAGGCGCCGTCCGCCGAGCTTCGCCCGGACCAGACGGACCAGGATTCGCTACCGCCTTATCCGGTGCTCGACGACATCCTCGAATGCCTCATCGAGAAGGAGATGGCGGTCGAGGAGATCCTCGCGCGTGGGCATGATGTGGCGACCGTCCACCGCGTCGAGCATCTGCTCTATCTCGCCGAATACAAGCGCCGGCAGTCGGCTCCGGGCGTGAAGATCACCAAGAAGAACTTTGGGCGCGATCGCCGCTACCCGATCACCAACCGGTTCCGCGACCGGTAA